GCAGAAAAACACTTATTAATAAATGTAAAGATTTCATTTTTTGTTAGAATACTCAAAGCTCCACTACATATATAATAATCTGCTTCTTCTAATTCATCTAAAAGAATATCTGCAAGATAAAATTTAGTATTTAAAAATCTTTTGCTAGCTAATTCTATCATTTGTTTTTCGCAATCAATTCCAATGTAAGATTTCGGTTTTAGACTATTGTCAAAGAGATAATTATAATACTCTCCAAAACCACATCCAGCATCAATAATGTTAGAATCTTTTATTTCATCTTTTATAAACTCTGTTAAAATCTCAAATCTTTTATATTGTGTATATTCAGAGTTCCAGTGAACTCCCCTTGCACTTATGCCATATTTTTTAATGGTTTTATCATAAAAGGTTTTGTTGTCTTTGTGAGCCATTTAACTAATTTGTTCTATTATTACTTTGTTATCTTTTAGAAATTTTGAAACGATATCTGAGTCTGTATGTTCATAAGCTTTTTGAAAAACAATTCTTTGGATTCCTGCTGCTATTAGGTTTTTTGAACATTCACTACAAGGTTCTAAAGTCACATAAATAGTTGCTCCTTCTATACTTATGCCTTTTCTTGCAGCCCAAATTATTGCATTCATTTCTGCATGAATTTCATAAGTTTTTGACCAATCATGATGTTCTTTTGTATATGAATCATTCCAATGTTCTTTACAATTTACATATCCAGCTGGTGTTCCATTGTATCCTGTTGATAAAATTCTTCC
This portion of the Arcobacter nitrofigilis DSM 7299 genome encodes:
- a CDS encoding class I SAM-dependent methyltransferase codes for the protein MAHKDNKTFYDKTIKKYGISARGVHWNSEYTQYKRFEILTEFIKDEIKDSNIIDAGCGFGEYYNYLFDNSLKPKSYIGIDCEKQMIELASKRFLNTKFYLADILLDELEEADYYICSGALSILTKNEIFTFINKCFSASKKGFIFNFLKNDSLTNIKAEDILLYVKTLSKIITIKDNYLYNDFSVFMKK
- a CDS encoding deoxycytidylate deaminase; translated protein: MISDKNFINIAHEIASASKCVSKQVGAVIVKDGRILSTGYNGTPAGYVNCKEHWNDSYTKEHHDWSKTYEIHAEMNAIIWAARKGISIEGATIYVTLEPCSECSKNLIAAGIQRIVFQKAYEHTDSDIVSKFLKDNKVIIEQIS